ccctttttgttaATGCAGAAGCCGCAAAATCCGTTTTGCAAGTTCTTGAACGATTAGTCGTCAGAAAGATTTCCATGAGCATCTGAGGACGAAGCATAAAGTGATTATAGCAATAAAAAGTGTCGTCATTCCACCTATAATGCCAGCACCAGTGTTTTGATCCAAGCAAAGGGGTTTACATCAGATAAAATATCATTAATCCTTTGAGTGAAACTCACACTTGCAACTGATTGTAAGGATCACAGGGAATGCCCTGAATAGTATCTTGAAGGTGTTTAATATCCACAGTTAAATTACCACCATCATGACTACTAATATGGGTCTGGGATGTATCAAATAGCACACGGGTGCTAAGTTGAGGACAGGAGTCAGGTGGCTCGTCAGGCTCCGGGTGTGGCCAGGAGGCACTGCCAAAGGTGGTGGTGTCCTCAGGGAGGCATGTGGGTTTCTCCCAGTCTGGGGGTTTTGTGAAGCTCTGAATGGCATGGTCTCCTCCTGGGTTGCAGGCAGACTCCTTGGGTCTATCTCCTGAGTCCTCAATCAGGAGGGCTCAGGGGACaggcccctggggacagaagcctgcaACCCACCCAAGAGTTACCAGCGCTGGGATGGGCGCCCCAGAGGGCTGAGTAGAGGGTGGTTTTGGCCACATGTGAGTGTGGCTTGCAGAGGGCTTTCTCACGTGATTTGGGCTGCGACCACTCGGGAACCTCAGCCAGTCCCAGGCAGTGGGACTGCCGGCCTGTGCCACCGGAAATGAGTTCCCCAGGGGCTTTCCAGCCAATTCTTATCTCACAATCTTTCTGCCCAATTGGGCAGAAAGATGATGAGACTTGGCTGGCATTGGGTGGCAATTCCAGCCACGCTGGCAGTCTAGAGTGCTTTCTCACTAGGTGGGTACTTGTCAGGCCATCCAGGAACATGGGCCAGGTTCATGCAGCTCCCCCAGAGGCCCCTGACCAGGGGAGCATTTCGGGGGAAGAATTGAAGGAGTGGGTCCAGCTGAGAGTCAGCCTCCATGTTTGTCGCCTGGTGGGTCGCCGAAGGTGGGGGTGGGTTTgagggggcatgcaggtttctcctgctctgagggttttgcacaGCTCCGAATGGCACaatttcctcctgggtggcaggcagagtcctggggtgtggctcagtggtCCCCAGTCTGAAAGGCATgggggccaggtctctggggaaggaagcctgaaaacccaaccaagggttagggttagggtgtAGGGGCATAGCAGGCCCAATCTGCCAGCACTGAGGCAGGATCCCCAGGGGGCTGAGTGAAGGACTGGGGTCAGGTGGTGTATCAGGCTCCAGGTTTTGTGGCCAGGGGGGCCGCTGCAAGTGGCCTCAGGGAGGCATGTGGGTTTCTCCCAGTCTGAGAGTtctgcacagctccaaatggcatggtttcttAGTGGATGGCCGGCAGATTCCTAGCATTTGGCTCTGGAGTCCTTAATCTGGAGAGATTGGGGGACaggcccctggggacagaagcccaAAAACTCAACTGAGGTTTAGGGtcagggcctaggggcatggcaggcctgatctgccagcACTGGGACAGGgaccccagggggctgagtagtGGGATGGGTTGGCCACATGTGTGCCTGGCTCATAGAGGGGTTTCTCACAGGGTCCAGGCTGCGACCACTCAGGACCCTGTGCGAGGCCAGGAAATGGCCCTATGGGACCGTGCCACCCAAAGCGAGTTCACTGGGCATTTTCttgccaattctcatgagctttctgcctgTATTgatatcgatttgggcagaaagctcgtgagaattggacACTGTTGGACGGCGAGTTGGGTCGCACTGTTGTCCACTGTCGAGAGAACTTTCTCGCTAGGTGCATGTCACGGCTATCCCGGGACATGGGCTGGTATGTGGCTCCCCTGAGGGCCTCTGACCACAGGAGCTTTCCAGgggcagagtggagggagggggtctGGATGAGCGTCAGCCTCCATGtctgtggcccagtgggttgTTGAGGGTGGACTCAAGAGGGGCATGCACATTTCTCCCGCTCTAAGGCTTTTGCGCCAATCCAGATGGCACTGATTCCTCCTGAGTGGTAGGCGGAGTCCTGGGGTATGGCTTGGGgctccccaatctggagggcttgggggacaggtccctggggatggaagcctgaaaacccaactgaGGGATAGGGTGAGGGCCTAGGGGTCTGGCAAGTCCGACCCACCAGCGCCGGGGCACACACCCCAGGGGACTGATTAGCCGGAGGCATTGGCCTCATGTGTGCCTGGCTCACATGGGCTTTCTTATAGGATTTGAGGCATGACCACTCGGGATCCCGGGCCAAGCCCAGGTGGCAGCCCTGCAGGCCTGTGCCACCAGAAGTGAGTTCACTGGGgattttccggccaattctcgTGAGCTTACTGCCCAAATCGATAGCAATTGGGCCCCAAAACTCGTGAGAAATAGCTGACCTTGTGCTTCCATTTGGGCCGCGTGCGTGCCAAAACCTTGATACCCGCGTGCGTGCCATCCGGGGCCACAGGCTGGGCCCATGCAGCTCCCCTGAGGGTTCCCACAGAGACAAGCTCCCTTGGGGGCAGAGTTGATGGAGAGGTTAAGGCTGACAATCAGGCTCTGGATTTGTGGCCGGGGGTTGTGGGAGCCCTGAAAGCAGGGTTGGCCTTAGgagggcatgcaggtttctctcaCTCTGAGGGTTCTATGCATCTCTGAATGGCATGGTTTTCCCCTGgctggcaggcagagtcctgagGTGTGACTtaggggtccccaatctggagggctttgGGGCCAtacctctggggacagaagcctgaaaatccAACCTAGGGTTTGAGTTAGGTTGCCTAGGGGCACAGCAGGCTTGATCTACCTGCACTGAGGTGGTATTCCCCAGGTGGCTGAGTTGAGGGTGGGGGTCAGTCGGTGCATCAGGCTCCGGGTTTGTGGCCAGGGGGCCACCGAAGGTGGGGGTTCCCTCAGGCAGGGCATGCAGTTTCCTCCTGCTCTGAAAGTTCTTTGCAGCTCCAAACAAcacggtttcctcctgggtggcaggcggaCTACTGGTGTGTGGCTCTGGGGTCCCCCATCTGGAGGGCTTGGGTGGCAGGTTtttggggacagaagcctgaaaacccaacctagggttagggccTGGggtatggcaggcccgatctTCCAGCACTGATGTGGGTTCCCCAGGCTGCTGAGTAGAGGGTGGGGTTGGCCGGTATTCTGAGACAATTCGTGCCACTCATGTGTCTGGTATTTAGAGTACTTTCTCCCAGGGTTCAGGCAGCGAACACTCAGAGGACCGCGGGCCTGGCCTGGGTGGTTCCCCTGAAGCCCCCAGCACTGGAAACAAGTTGGCTGGGGGTTTCTGGCAATCTCACAGGACTTCTGCCCACTCAATATTGTTCTCTTGAAGTCAGAGTATTAGTTGTTCTGAGGAGACCTTGATACCCTAGTGTTAAATGATCTATATGCCATAACTAACGTGAGTAATCTACTTCTTATAGCAGGAAGAAACATTAAAGTAGTACAACATATTTACTAACTGAACTCCATACTTTAATAAAAACCTTggcaattttttgttgttgttgttaaagaatttatttatttgagaaagatagatAGCATGAGAGAGCACGAGGGGAAGTTAGAGGGAatagcagactccccatggggctgggagcctgatgtgggactcgaccccaggactttgggatcacgacctgagcccaaggcagttgccaCCCATGTACCCTTTGGCaagattcttaatattttttaaaatcaaggctGTCACTTTGTTTACTCTCTGTATCTATTCCTAAAAGTATGTTGGCTTATATGAAGAtagaattttatcttctttcatctttattctatattgtattttactcatttaattgTAGGATTATTAAGGAAAAGTTCTGATCAAAACTTACCTGTAATTCCATCCACATTACACTTGAattaaagaatatagaaaaaatattttttcattaatattaccAGGCGTATCAAcagtgtgatttatttttagttatgtaatgaaaaaaaatacttgggtgtagatttttttcaaaaatgataacCATGACATGATGAAATggtcattaaaatatttctagattttgcttttttataaaaatcagtatttagaaTTTCACAGTGAAGAGGTCCTAAATTCTTCAtacatgaaattatataaaaatagaagacataGACATCTTTAACTCTTTAATCCTTTGATTAAGCAGCAAGCATATCACTCTTCCAGGCCAAACACtgcttaaacaaaaaagaaaattaatgacgtgcaaaatatttacaaaatatgcaAAGCACACAATAAGACATCTCACTATGTACATGTGTCATATTACTAATGAAGCTCAGATTTTTTTACTGTGTGCTCTAGTGTATGTAAATCAAATTACAGCACATCCCTCAGATACAGCATCTTGGCCCATGGCTGGGatagaacagatttttaaatgaatcataaTATACTTAACAGCTAGACAGATGCTGGTGCTGACCAACACACTGACTTGTCCCACACACTGTATATTGAAGATCTACTGACAAGAGACAAGACAATAAAAGCCATATAGTATGCAAGACAAtctaagtactttaaaaaaatgctttagatattttaagatatataacTGCCCCCCCGtggcttttaaagtaaaaataagtataaattcttgaatattaagaattttaaatcagatttttatcTAGTTACAATCCAAGGGCAGGAACTTTTTAAGATGATCCAATGAGAAAGACAAGATACACCCTGGAAAAAGTTTGTGCCAGAACATAAGGTCCTTATGAAGAGCAGAGTTCtaaacttcaaaattaaaactaatcAATGAATTTAAATCTAATAGCTCCTTAAGGCGTTAGAGCCAATGGTAGGAACTATTCTTCCAATATTGGGAATATAGGACTTCTCAAAACATAAATCAAGGGCCTTAGATGTTGACTATTTCTTGAAGTAGTTCTAGATctgatgagaatgtaaatgtGCAAACATTTAGCCATAAGATCCACTAGTATAGTAATCTAAGTGATCTCTTTGCACACGTCATGATTCCAATATGAAATCGCTGTATCAAAAATATTAGTAACACATTGTTGAAATACCATTACttgtaaaatattctttgtaGGTGCTTAATGATTTATGTGTTCAATTAAGACTTGAGATGTTTTCGCTTCTTATAAAAAAGGGGTCTCAGCATTTTAAGTTAACAGCACAATTGTGACAATATACTGATGCATCTTTAGATAACACAGAACAAATTCTTCGATTTATTTTACGAAATAGTGTTGATGATTTAACCCTAAACCATACCCACAAGCACAGGTCGGCTGCAAGGAATACACAAATGTATCCAAATAGTACAATAGAGATTTATCAAGAAAACATCCTTTATATTAAATGCAGACCATATTAATAAGTAGGAGGGCAATTTTAAGTCAGATCCTAAACACAAAAAGGGCATTGTAAATAAATGCTTCCATAACTATCACTATCTCCACGTAACTGACAAAATATAATTCTCTTCTAAAGTCCCCAAATATAGGCAACTACTAGTTAAAAGCagagagcattttaaaaaatcaaaattaactcCATTTTCAAGGAACTTAAAGACACTGTACTTCAACAAATCTGTATGTAAAATTATCACGCCAATCCTCTTATTACTTATAGATGACAGGTCAATGACCTTTAAGCAAGGACTTTGCACTAGGACCCTAAAGTGTAAGTTAAAGGGTTAGTAGGTTCAGTACAttctttgtggtttcatataaTTGCTTTGCAATTGattaaattgctttcttttaaaggaatatattaaaattcctttagaaaaaaaagcaagatattttgaaaaaaaaaagggatacgcactaaaattttttaaatatgcattaaatGAACATATGTCAAAATCTGAAATGCAGGCTATTTATTCTTGTACTCCTAACATAGGAAAatgttgttaaaaattaaattaaggaagaaagaaaaagtcaaacatcCTTAAGAAACTTAAGGAGTTTCCACAATTCCTAAGTCAGTATTTCTGTACTAAGAGCCTTGACTATGAAGaggcagaaatagaaagaatctcaataaaataaatacggtaaaaacaaaacaaaacaaaatctatataCTTTCTTAAGTATATAGACTACTTAAtctccttttgttccttttatgaGATCATGTCGCTGAACATATACTCTAGAAAGGAGGCTAACTGTAGGCTTTTTGTTGTATAACATTTAGTTTGGTTGCACAAACCAAAAAATGTCCTAGACATCCACTTATGCTAGCCCCCTGCCACAGAACTAGTTCACAGCCTCAGTATCAAGGAGGACTGTTCTCTTTTGCATCAGTCTGATGAGCACTGGTCTAATGATGGGGTGAAGAGTTACTGTAGCTCTGTCCAGTTTAATTTTAGTGCAGCGAGGACTGTGAATCTGTCTGAATTCCGATAAGTGACGGTGGCTGTTGACCACCAACCGTGGACAACACTGGTCTTGGGTTGAGACGGGGCGGCAGAGAATTAGCAGGGCGAATGAGAGGTGGTGGAGGCTGATTTAAAGTTGGCCGGGGCTGGATGAACCGAGCCTgctgctggagtggaggaggCTGCCGGTGAAgagcaggggcagcaggcagTGTTGGACGAAGAAGTGGTGGAGGCTGGTTCAGAGTGGCAATGGGGGCTGTTGGTGTTGGAGTGGATGATGGGGCAGGAGGTGATGGACCCAGAGTCCGAGGAGCCTGTGGGGTCTGTGCCTAGAAGtgaggaaacaaaaatacatgtatgAGATGAGCGTTCCTAATGAACTGAATGCAATATAGCTTGGGCTgtcacaggaaaaacaaaacaaatcaaaacaaaacaaaaacataacaccAGTGTTTTTTTGGAAGCAcaagcttcttttattttaaacaaaacaaaacaaaaaaccaaaaactgaaaaagcaaTGAAGCTACCAAACAGGCATCTTTATTAGTAATCAGCTTaacactggaaataaaaataagactatgAAAGAACAATACACTCTCCATTCTTCTAGGATCAGAACTTAGCATGTCCTTAGGACTTAAGAGTCACGAGAGAGGCACCACTGAGTAAGTGGATTGTCAACCTTTCATGCTCATTTAGCTAGTCCTCTGACAAATTAACCTTACAGAACACCACACAAAATGATTCCTCAACTCATATTAGCTCAAATTCCATACACAAACACACCTCCTCTTCTTCATCAGTGCTCTTCCCTGATGGCACATTAGAAGCAATTTTTGTCTCCTCCCCTAAAGTAGAAGCATCACCATTAGAAGCCTGGGTTCCTTGTTCTGCTTCCCACTCCTGCAATACCTCCTCTAAGTTAAACCGACGCCTGTAGTTTACAAAGAAGTTCTTCACTTGGCCAACAGTCTTGTTGCCAATTACATCTGCAATAGCTTGAAAATCTTTACCATATTTGCGGACACCTGGAAGGCAAAGTAAATAATACACCTGTGAAGGATCAATAAGGAGAGCCGTGTGTACTATACATCATGCACACACAAAAGATACCAGCAATGAAAATCCTTTCTCATAAACTCTGCTCATTTCTCAATTCTGAGATAGAGACTAAGATATCAGGGTCACAGATGAAAACTATCAATTATGTCATTTCAGCGAGCCAGCCACTTGCCTTCAACTGAACAATCAGAAACTTACCATTTTTTACATACTCAGTTATTTTCTCCAATCCTCTCTTGAACTCTCAAATACAGTCCATTTATTGTAAAGCATTGAATTCTTTGTTCCATCCTCAATtccacattcatttatttccctagtAGCCAGTCACCTAAATTTGAGCAACACCGTTTGTAAACAAAACTGAATGGGAATGAGCCATCTGTTTTATCCCCTCAATGGATTGAGTGGGTGGTCTTAGAGTTCCCCCATTAAGAAAAGCATCATAATTTTGGTTTTAATACCAGCTTCAATTGGTTTTCTTGCCTAATCTCACCAGGGCACCAATGAATAGAAATGAGGTAAAAAGAGAATCATGACAATGTGATTCGGCAAAAAAGGGAAACTATTTTTCAGAGTTAGTTGGATTTCAACTCCTCTAACAATTTCAAAGACTGTGTATGAGAAGGAGTCTTAGCTGTACTTTATAGCCTTAAGAGTAAGGTTACAATAGTGACTACATGTACTTGTGTTTATCATCACTACCTTAAATTTAATGACTGTACATTCAGTTATTTGAGAACCTAACTTTTTGTAATGGAAATTTTATTGGAATGAAAGATTGATATTTGATTTATGAACCTGGGATAGTCAATTATACTGCAGAATTTGGAATGACTTTATATGATCAGATGGATAATAAACTGCTCTTAAGGGAATTCTAAAAGGACGTTCAGTGACTCATCATTTAACTCAAAATACAGAAGGTGTCAAAAGTGTTGACTTTACAATTTCTTAACTGTTTAAAATACCAGAAAACACTCATTAATTAGAgatgagaaagggaaataaatgatacttATGATACTAAACAGTCTATAATATAACCTAAGCAACCAGAATCATGGGAATTCAAATAAATTCAATATGTATACAATCATAGATGAGAGAATATAAGGGTATGTTAACACCTCAGGAGAAATGCTAGATTCATATCTTACAGATACCCAATTACCTTAAAGCATCATCAGGATATGAcaaaattcttgtttttaatttctgcctttattttatatagagaatTTGGGAACGAGTAATCTCTTGCTTATATTCAACTAGCCAGGCTTGACTATGGGGAATGCTTTTATCTTAAAGAGCATTTTGGGCAGGAGGTTTGACATTAAGCTGGAATGATTTTTACTACAGAGTTTGGGGGCTGTAAACTGTGCTCATCTGCTCTGTTCTCAAAGGGAAAGACATACGCATGATAATAAATTATGGcacattatttacattatttagcaaaataagttctttttaaatccaTAAGCTGATTTTCAGTTCAAACTCCATAACTGAGTAAAAATTCTAAGGGTGACCAAGTTCCACTAATTCCAGATCTGCAATAAAAATCCAAGGTTATTTCATATCAGGAATTATTGCTATATATTCAAGTACTTCTCTACTACTTATATTCTGGAAAATAACAACTCATTTGAGATTGCTGTACTGAAAAATAACTCCTAATTAGAAATCAGACACAGAGTTCAATCGATGTACTATTTTTTACAAggaatatgtaatttatattctaGAAATGACCAAATCTACTGAATACATGAGTTtggaaatgaaaacttcaaataaaTCTAAGATTAGTTCTTCTGTATTATAGCAAGAAGTCACATTAAGATGGACTCCAAATACGAAGACATTACAATCCTCAGAACACCTATTTGTTtagcaaaatatattacaaaaccTACCAATAAGTTGTCCCCATGtctgattccattttattttctcttgtttaaggGACTTGATCTTGTTAGCAACACTGCTGCACTTCCAGAATTACAGACCCCCAAATATAAACTACTTCCTATTGGAACCTTAGTTTTCCCAGACACTCTGAATGTCAAGGATTTTTTCTAAGTCACCTAGgttctgagtcacccaggtatgcTTATCATTAACTCATGTATGCCATATAAACTACTTGGTAAAATCTCAAGGCTCAGACCATCCTGCAGACTTCTGTGGTCTGATTGAGGATCCCACTGGTGTCCCAAGAACACGCAGGCCTTCGGGGATGTTAATGTGCTCAGCCTGCAGGGTGGCAGGGCAGGGTCTGGAATAGCTAGAGCTCCTTGACAGTTGTTTCTGGACAAGAGCAGTCTCATCCATTTGCCCTAGTGTGTTGTgacaaatttcataattttttctgtATGCCATGAGGTGAGAAAAGTTGGGAAGTACTGTCCTAGGAAATATAATGCTTAGTGCACAGGAAGCGCTCAGGAAATAGGATTGacttttcttccccaaaccacAAGAGTCACATATAGCTAACTTCTTTATCACCTTCACACTGCCCATGACGCTGGTTCAACAGCATATTTTGTTTAGAAGGTGGAATTCTTAATTCTATACTGTGGCTGATAACTAGGTAAATTCTAGTGAAATACCAACTGAAGACTTAACTGGAACAGCTCTTTCCAAAGAATCCCGAGCTAGGCTTCTGGAGGAAAACCTCGCAGGGTAGCAATGCAGAGCAACTCACTTTAACAACCCAGGACATTAGAGCTTACTTTAGTTCCAATTTGTACCTGCAAGAAGGGTGGTctactgtttttcataatttaGAGTAAGTAAGGCCATCTGATTGCTTTATCAGCAAGGCTGAGAATCAACATAGTGattaaatctctttctcttcctgaagaTGTAATAAAAGGTCCATTTGAACCAtggttttaaatgaaaacttcccAGGTTGGGGCAAAGGTCAGTTTTTAAAGGTTAGTagaatgaaattttagaaaatcctGGAAGAGTTAAACTGTAAATAtcccaggaagaggaaaaagtgtTTTCAATCAAATTTTGAAAGTTACAATCAAACAACTTGGCTTCTTTTGCTGGCAGATGATACCTTATAATCTTTTAACATAcacttttaaagttttgtttgggaattaatataaaaatcacattttataaaagCCCACATTTCCCAAACAGTATTCTTCATCCTGcccaacaaaaaaaacccccacacattcatatttttaaaaatttggctaGTAAAACTAAATTCAGGAGCATTTGTAGTATGGTGTTTTCCAACTCTGGACATGAACAGtagactttttactttttttctcatgACATAGAAGGGATATATCTGCTTTTGCTATgttcaaaaagttatttttaaaatctgatttggggagtgcctgggtggctcagtgggttcaagcctctgcctttggctcaggttatgatcccagagtcctcggattgagccgcatcgggctctctgctcggtgggagcctgcttccccccccccccccccgcctgcctcactgcctacttgtgattgctttctctctgtcaaataaataaataaataaatcttttaaaataaataaataaaataaaatctgatttggagctaccccccacccaaaaaagtaaaaatattacagTGGCAAGCTGCTTCTAAACAATAAATTTGGCGGGGGACACATTGTTTCCTGCTTCTCATTAAACAGTATTTCTTAAAGTGAGCATGTACTTAGTATAACCAGGAAATCTATTTATGAAATAAGAACACAGTGACATCTAGAAACTCCAGAGATGTGGTTCTTCCCAATCAATAAGAGATTAATTTTAAACTCAAACCATTTGGGAACATGCATTTCTACCTCCTATAAATCTCCTCAAGAATtcatattaaagttaaaaaagaaaaaatcaacagcAGTGGGACAGTGAATGGTGCATCCAGGTAAGGGctaaaagtaaaaatcacatATTCTCTAATATCTAGCTTTTCTCTTCCGAGTCTTGTGTTCCCATCATACTTGTTATAAGTTAAATTCCATCACAAAGATGCTAGAAATTTCAAATCATGAATTATCTGAAGCAAGTGTATCAGAGAGCTTACAATTATACTTCTGGGTCTCCATTCTTATGATACCTGTTATAATAGAAGAAACTCTCTAAAGCTAATGAGTGTTTTTTCAATGGAAAACTATGAACTTCCTGATCTCCACACTTCCTTTTGATTGTTCATGTACTGGTTTACAATCCCTATGTTTTAATCAAGTGCCAAATCTTTCTCCCCTCCTTTAGGAACCATTCTagcttttttcttaatgtatgagataaaattagaaagaagacAGTTTCTAGGCTTGCAacctaaaaatgaatgaaatgtataAACTACAGGAAAAGAAGGTAACTTTAAGTGTGAAAGAATGTATTGTTGTCACTGTTTCATTATGAAAGGCAGACAATATGGtgaaaaaactaaactaaaaaaaaactaaactcaaaATTAAAGCTGATATCTTGATAAAACTGGGAAAGTTTCTTGTTGTTTACCCTAAAATAGcactaatattttattagagagagagagtgtattaTTTTTCAGCACAAAggattatgaaataaatacatttaagagaaggccaaaaataaatattgtttaccAGGCTTCTGCCCCTCTAAACTTTGAAGAGTCAATGTTTTGTACTatcatttaaatgtattattattttttcaaaatattaatttaatttgaaaatattgtttcattttacatgaaaaaaatacacccagaatctaatttttttcttaattcttgctaaataagaaatgtttatcaTATGAATATCAAGATTGATTTTGGGGTGATTTCTGAAAGCACTACAaattagaaaagatatatttatatgtatgataCAAGCTATAAACAGAGATATCTTCATTAACACATATTGTGAAGACTGTACTTAATCGCCTGTTAACAAATCCGTTATAATAGAAAACTCAGATACTTAAGGCTGGCACAGATTACTGGAAGTATAGAAATACCATTCTTAACAAGTACTCTTCAGAGAGAGGTTTAAATTAGGCACATTTATAACATCCTACCTGGGGACTCTTGCAGAATGTTAATGAAATTATAACATAGTTAAAACTAAAATTCAgaactaaaattaatataataaagtcATAGAGTACATAAGTACAAACATTCCTGTTTTGGTCTGGGCATGATTCCCACCCTTCCAaataagggagaaagaaggaaaaataattttttatttatttaaatatttatcattagaATAACACTTAtttaaatagttattatttaaatGGTAGTATTTAGTTAACAACAGTATTAAGtagatggggaaaaaagggaggaaatatatgtatttgagcCCTAGGAAATGATCCTAATATTGTATGTGGTTTTAAAAGAGTTacaataaaaaagtttaataGTGAAATTGTAAGTGTCACTAATGACACTAGAGTATGTATTTCTCTCTTCAGGTCACTCTAATAGTCAACTATGAGCAagatttaaaaaggcatttaacaAATGAGTGTTAAAtcagaatatatacagaatatgtcTTAAATATAAAGTGCTTATAAACTAAAATGTTACTATCAAAACTTACATGATCTACtgttttgtaaaactgaaacagTGATAATAATACCATATAAAGTTTATCACAAATaaagattaaagagaagaaaaaacaaaacaactgccTGCTAAGTATTTTTGGACAGCAAActacatgttaaaataaaaactgtggtTATGTCCCTTAACCACACCGGGATTCAGGTACATATGACATTACTATAGATTATACTGTTT
The window above is part of the Mustela erminea isolate mMusErm1 chromosome 17, mMusErm1.Pri, whole genome shotgun sequence genome. Proteins encoded here:
- the LOC116576427 gene encoding REST corepressor 3-like isoform X1 — protein: MYLTQEDVVAVSCSPNAANTILRQLDMELISLKRQVQNAKQVNSALKQKMEGGIEEFKPPESNQKINARWTTEEQLLAVQGVRKYGKDFQAIADVIGNKTVGQVKNFFVNYRRRFNLEEVLQEWEAEQGTQASNGDASTLGEETKIASNVPSGKSTDEEEEAQTPQAPRTLGPSPPAPSSTPTPTAPIATLNQPPPLLRPTLPAAPALHRQPPPLQQQARFIQPRPTLNQPPPPLIRPANSLPPRLNPRPVLSTVGGQQPPSLIGIQTDSQSSLH